A single Methanocaldococcus bathoardescens DNA region contains:
- a CDS encoding DUF2341 domain-containing protein → MFKKIKSNKGYIFTYEAVIVAFIFLSIFYVSYMVYSHNMLTAIEEKKDTEKFHKAVLLKDLYLKKYEFPGEYTEDYIQNFTAKLNLKEKTFDPCNNFTEDFSKFYFIIHSNKYDEMLDDAAKDNNFSLNKITFTFNGDNFTVYSNVTTNYTLPKILSGDTIVYFKENAYIPKITGTTKNTNEIKLYGYNGDHIYFKLDANVVRASARIIINNENMFSEWSGWKYASPILVINNLNQNLEGYCIKVVFDSAAYIAENQMNKNCSDIRFIDENGNELPYWIEPNTINTPHTVAWVKLDLAPKEHKIIYMLYGNPNAQSKSNGEATFLFFDDFSEKNLDKWNYNFNNPLFTDTVYNNGINYTYLNLDYSYYNIKGLTTDVDVHITTPYEYSSNISVRFHANFHKRYEEWGGFYHGNTIYDRQIISNYHWGGEYLRFESSKNNENEIEYRILPDSLYNTWHTYEIQRNGSNSVNLIINDNEFWSISNYIYPYYLPVSFYARMFDDSQNYGYIPPEDERNGNISIDWVFIRPYYEPEPTVQWFSSDVIFTVNGYVYRKPLFSMLRDIDITPNIKKGINKIEILNSPLPVEFRIETDSNTNFYYLTLSPRNITIMVKP, encoded by the coding sequence ATGTTCAAAAAAATTAAATCAAACAAAGGTTATATATTTACATATGAAGCGGTGATTGTTGCTTTTATTTTCCTTAGTATTTTTTATGTAAGTTATATGGTTTATAGCCATAACATGCTAACTGCAATAGAAGAAAAAAAAGATACTGAAAAATTTCATAAGGCAGTGTTATTAAAAGACTTATATCTAAAAAAATATGAGTTTCCTGGAGAATATACTGAAGATTACATCCAAAACTTCACAGCTAAATTAAACTTAAAAGAAAAGACGTTTGACCCTTGCAACAATTTTACAGAAGATTTTTCTAAGTTTTACTTTATAATCCACTCGAATAAATATGATGAAATGTTAGATGACGCCGCTAAAGATAATAACTTTTCCCTAAATAAAATAACATTTACTTTTAATGGAGATAATTTCACAGTATATTCAAACGTTACAACAAATTACACTCTACCAAAGATTTTGAGTGGCGATACAATAGTATACTTCAAAGAAAACGCTTATATTCCAAAAATAACAGGAACTACAAAAAATACGAATGAAATAAAACTATATGGATATAATGGGGACCATATATATTTTAAATTGGATGCTAATGTTGTAAGAGCATCTGCAAGGATTATTATAAACAATGAAAATATGTTTAGTGAATGGAGTGGCTGGAAATATGCCTCCCCTATATTGGTAATAAATAACTTGAACCAGAATTTGGAAGGATATTGTATAAAAGTAGTATTTGACTCAGCAGCATATATAGCAGAGAATCAAATGAATAAAAACTGCAGTGATATTAGATTTATAGACGAAAATGGAAACGAACTACCTTATTGGATAGAACCAAATACTATAAATACACCACATACAGTAGCGTGGGTAAAATTAGATTTAGCTCCAAAAGAACACAAAATAATATATATGCTCTACGGAAATCCTAATGCACAGTCAAAAAGTAATGGAGAAGCTACATTTTTATTTTTTGATGATTTTTCAGAAAAAAACTTAGATAAGTGGAATTATAATTTCAATAATCCTTTATTTACCGATACAGTTTATAATAACGGCATAAATTATACCTATTTAAACTTAGATTATAGCTATTATAACATAAAAGGCTTAACTACTGATGTAGATGTTCATATAACTACCCCATACGAATATAGTAGTAATATATCAGTAAGATTTCATGCAAACTTCCACAAAAGATATGAAGAGTGGGGAGGGTTTTATCATGGAAATACCATATACGATAGACAAATTATATCAAACTATCATTGGGGAGGAGAGTATTTAAGGTTTGAATCTTCTAAAAATAATGAAAATGAAATAGAATATAGAATATTGCCTGATAGCTTATATAATACTTGGCATACCTATGAAATACAAAGAAATGGGTCAAATTCTGTGAATCTAATAATTAATGACAATGAATTTTGGAGTATATCTAATTATATATATCCTTACTATTTACCTGTTTCATTCTACGCAAGAATGTTTGATGATAGCCAAAATTATGGGTATATTCCACCAGAAGATGAAAGAAATGGAAATATAAGCATAGACTGGGTATTTATTAGACCATACTATGAACCAGAACCAACAGTTCAATGGTTTTCATCTGATGTAATTTTCACTGTTAATGGATATGTATATAGAAAGCCCTTATTTTCTATGTTAAGGGATATTGACATTACTCCAAACATTAAGAAAGGGATAAATAAGATTGAAATTTTAAACAGCCCTTTACCTGTTGAATTTAGAATAGAAACTGATAGTAATACTAATTTTTACTACTTAACATTATCTCCAAGGAATATCACCATTATGGTGAAACCATGA
- a CDS encoding oxygen-binding di-iron domain-containing protein, whose product MGTYNISPDLDPRKDHVLYKDNEHMVIYLGTSSGGSTTGSYSDVDVNSYLIVNKGKGFLLDPGGYRIFPKVLSNISKYINPKNVEYVYMCHQDPDVAGSIPLWRTLTNAKLVTSWLWIRFLPHFGFEDVESVAYPLPDEGETLKFGSTTLEFIPAHYLHSPGHFTIYDRRSKFLFTGDIGIAMLEEPILVVEDMEKHIQAMKPLHERLMAGNAAIKCWLRKVRGLDIEAILPQHGGIIPKKHINRFFSFLDNLKCGVDLLR is encoded by the coding sequence ATGGGAACATACAATATTAGCCCAGATTTAGATCCAAGAAAAGATCATGTACTTTATAAAGATAATGAACACATGGTAATTTATTTAGGAACTTCTTCAGGAGGGAGCACCACTGGCAGCTATAGTGATGTTGATGTTAATAGTTATCTGATAGTAAATAAGGGCAAAGGATTCTTATTAGACCCAGGAGGATATAGAATATTTCCAAAAGTCCTTTCAAATATTTCCAAATACATAAACCCAAAAAATGTTGAATATGTTTATATGTGCCACCAAGACCCAGACGTGGCAGGAAGTATTCCCCTTTGGAGGACATTAACTAATGCCAAACTTGTAACCAGTTGGCTTTGGATAAGGTTTTTACCACACTTTGGATTTGAAGATGTAGAAAGTGTAGCATATCCGCTACCTGATGAAGGAGAAACTTTAAAATTTGGCTCGACAACTTTGGAGTTCATACCTGCACACTACCTTCACAGTCCAGGGCATTTTACAATATATGATAGAAGGAGTAAATTCTTATTTACTGGCGATATTGGAATAGCAATGTTGGAAGAGCCCATATTAGTGGTTGAGGATATGGAAAAACATATTCAGGCAATGAAACCACTTCATGAACGTTTAATGGCAGGTAATGCTGCAATAAAATGTTGGCTTAGAAAAGTTCGTGGTTTGGATATTGAAGCAATTTTACCACAACATGGGGGAATAATTCCAAAGAAACATATCAATAGATTCTTTAGTTTCCTTGATAATTTGAAATGTGGTGTTGATTTATTGAGGTGA
- a CDS encoding methionine synthase produces MITTVVGSYPVVKKEETFLDKVKKAFGLYDEYKYAIEKAVEDQVKAGIGIISDGQVRGDMVEIFTNNMYGFDGKRVVGRVEFIKPITLKDILYAKSIAKKLNPNVEVKGIITGPCTIASSVRVESYYSDNRDENLIYDIAKALRKEVEALKKHVPIIQIDEPILSTGLYDFDVARKAIDIIVNGLDITFAMHVCGDVYNIIDELNKFNVDILDHEFASNRKNLDILESIEKNVGFGCINTKIKKVESVEEIKSLIEEGMEILKNNEKLNKNLSENILIDPDCGMRLLPIDIAFNKLKNMVEASKLVKSEF; encoded by the coding sequence ATGATAACAACAGTTGTTGGTAGTTATCCAGTAGTTAAAAAGGAAGAAACATTTTTAGATAAGGTAAAAAAAGCATTTGGGCTGTATGATGAATATAAATATGCTATTGAGAAAGCTGTTGAAGACCAAGTTAAAGCAGGAATTGGTATTATAAGTGATGGACAAGTTAGAGGAGATATGGTTGAGATTTTCACAAACAACATGTATGGTTTTGATGGAAAAAGAGTTGTTGGTAGAGTAGAGTTCATAAAACCAATAACACTAAAAGATATTTTATATGCTAAGAGTATAGCTAAAAAACTTAATCCTAATGTTGAAGTTAAGGGAATTATTACAGGGCCTTGCACAATAGCTTCATCTGTTAGGGTTGAGAGCTATTATTCAGACAATAGAGATGAGAATTTAATTTATGATATTGCTAAAGCCCTTAGGAAGGAGGTTGAAGCATTAAAAAAGCATGTCCCAATAATACAAATTGATGAACCGATATTATCAACTGGTTTGTATGATTTTGATGTTGCAAGGAAAGCTATAGATATTATAGTTAATGGTTTAGATATAACATTTGCTATGCATGTGTGTGGGGATGTATATAATATTATTGACGAACTAAATAAATTTAATGTAGATATTTTAGACCATGAATTTGCATCTAATAGAAAAAACTTGGATATTTTAGAAAGTATAGAAAAGAATGTTGGCTTTGGTTGTATAAATACAAAAATTAAGAAAGTTGAAAGTGTTGAAGAGATAAAAAGCTTAATAGAAGAAGGAATGGAAATATTAAAAAATAATGAAAAATTGAATAAAAATTTATCTGAAAATATTTTAATAGACCCTGACTGCGGAATGAGGTTATTACCGATAGATATTGCCTTTAATAAATTAAAAAATATGGTTGAAGCATCTAAGCTTGTAAAAAGTGAATTTTAA
- a CDS encoding DUF2341 domain-containing protein, producing the protein MYFSQNAIILVMLVFVTSTVLYTTLEYKTKAIEDEISIKKVSLYEDNIINTLERNIDKIVEDAFINTSYKIMKKRQFFESSEDAVNYIAECIKNEINKTLYCVKENYVNITYNITTPEINPTENPDVVNVKFTVNIEYKKKLNNGELIASKPLIIDKDVKLSRIPDPYVYLNKFYYEWGYYKVINVNNFPNDNKNHTFCIILNNTNFNYNHMYNSSSPREIRIIGWNSTSNKWNVLLPYWVQTWKEGNYETSVIWVRCSRSNINNGQILLLYNSTTKVDRQNPDETFILFDNFNYMNYEKWTVVGGYYINNSILTVQGLGSSVYSNKMYGTGFELVFKGNFTPIHAQSVGFFTPLSDWIGVGWVYKNEWAGNVLYFYNGSGDGYYNAGNESIGNYYIYRMLRNNDGSMYGYIMYDNLTPIKIFDPTSGDYHVSSDTSSYPISINTLSSSDAKVSIDWIFLKDINDITTTVSNEEYTNPDYKEEKPKTFTGTIYYGDPTQYILVNNGSYSIIGLYTNKTDSWGSVGYKPLIEE; encoded by the coding sequence ATGTATTTTTCACAAAATGCAATAATCTTAGTCATGTTGGTATTTGTAACCTCAACAGTACTATATACCACTCTTGAATACAAAACAAAAGCAATAGAGGACGAAATATCGATAAAAAAAGTAAGTTTATATGAAGACAACATAATAAACACTTTGGAAAGGAATATCGATAAAATTGTAGAAGACGCTTTTATAAATACAAGCTATAAAATAATGAAAAAACGACAGTTTTTTGAAAGTTCGGAAGATGCTGTAAATTATATAGCAGAATGTATTAAAAATGAAATTAATAAGACACTTTACTGTGTAAAGGAAAATTACGTCAATATAACATATAATATTACCACCCCTGAAATAAACCCAACAGAAAACCCTGATGTTGTTAATGTTAAATTTACAGTAAATATTGAATATAAAAAGAAATTAAACAATGGAGAATTAATCGCTTCAAAGCCATTAATTATAGATAAAGATGTGAAATTATCAAGAATTCCCGACCCATATGTTTACTTAAATAAATTTTACTATGAATGGGGTTACTATAAAGTTATAAATGTGAATAATTTCCCAAATGATAATAAAAACCATACATTTTGCATAATACTAAACAATACTAACTTTAATTATAACCACATGTATAATTCTTCATCACCAAGAGAAATAAGAATAATAGGATGGAATTCAACAAGCAATAAATGGAATGTTCTTTTACCTTATTGGGTGCAAACTTGGAAAGAAGGAAACTATGAAACATCTGTAATTTGGGTAAGGTGTAGTAGAAGCAATATTAATAATGGGCAAATACTTTTACTCTATAACTCAACAACAAAAGTAGATAGACAAAATCCTGATGAAACATTTATATTATTTGATAATTTTAATTATATGAATTATGAAAAATGGACAGTTGTTGGAGGGTATTATATAAATAATAGTATTTTAACAGTTCAAGGGCTTGGTTCAAGTGTGTATTCCAATAAAATGTATGGGACTGGATTTGAATTAGTATTTAAAGGTAATTTCACACCAATACATGCTCAATCCGTTGGGTTTTTTACACCTTTAAGTGACTGGATTGGAGTAGGATGGGTATACAAAAATGAATGGGCAGGAAATGTTTTGTATTTCTACAATGGTTCTGGAGATGGTTATTATAATGCAGGTAACGAATCGATAGGTAATTATTACATATATCGAATGTTGAGAAACAATGATGGTAGTATGTATGGATACATAATGTACGATAATTTAACCCCAATTAAAATATTTGACCCTACAAGCGGAGATTACCATGTTTCATCAGACACTTCATCATACCCAATCTCAATCAATACTTTAAGTAGTAGTGATGCAAAAGTTTCAATAGATTGGATATTTTTAAAAGATATAAATGATATCACAACCACTGTTAGTAATGAAGAATATACAAACCCTGACTATAAAGAAGAAAAACCAAAAACTTTCACTGGAACTATATACTATGGAGACCCTACTCAATACATATTAGTTAATAACGGCTCTTATTCTATAATTGGCCTATATACAAATAAAACAGATAGTTGGGGTTCAGTAGGGTATAAACCACTTATAGAAGAATAA